The Henckelia pumila isolate YLH828 unplaced genomic scaffold, ASM3356847v2 CTG_461:::fragment_3, whole genome shotgun sequence genome window below encodes:
- the LOC140871523 gene encoding F-box protein CPR1-like, which produces MNPRSQFLINLPSEIIIIILSRLPIRTILSCKCVCKPLLDLLSTPDFVASHLSLSPPGLLIRHMGGNGYGTCQIFEYEDDEFDLQPQNLHDHSVMKFNPSEFIGFSDLELWIDGSVNGIVCLHGHRAKSDDSLYLCNPITREYIALPSIEGILKHSETNEYGFGVSKISGQYKVLRNVRKQRSLNRQAAPPSTFRNFECLIYTVGTRSWRLIHPGKPVGNSHSPFGLFLNGNLHGLQEHAGDMLISCFDLETELYVPFPPPPQPLNSPPFGTLGILDGCLCFVDNFTQELPNVVIWVMKEYAVKESWTKQFVLAGSENFYGRFYDLLYPIQAFKNGDILLNFNNDKLLYFCNKNKACRDLDLVIQGGRGWTEVIPHRSSFLSLKIFDGENVLLF; this is translated from the coding sequence ATGAATCCAAGGAGTCAATTCTTGATTAATCTACCATCagaaatcatcatcatcattctcTCAAGACTTCCCATCCGAACCATCCTGAGCTGCAAATGCGTTTGCAAGCCATTACTGGACCTACTCTCTACTCCTGACTTTGTTGCATCCCATCTTTCTTTATCACCCCCTGGCCTACTTATACGTCATATGGGTGGGAATGGTTATGGTACATGCCAAATATTCGAATATGAAGACGATGAATTCGACCTCCAGCCCCAGAATCTTCATGACCATTCCGTGATGAAATTTAACCCCAGTGAGTTTATTGGTTTCTCTGATTTAGAATTATGGATCGATGGTTCGGTGAATGGTATTGTTTGCTTGCACGGACATAGAGCCAAATCCGATGATTCTCTGTACCTATGCAACCCAATCACTCGTGAGTATATTGCTCTTCCCAGTATTGAAGGCATTTTGAAACATTCTGAAACAAATGAGTATGGATTTGGGGTAAGCAAGATTAGTGGTCAATACAAGGTACTTAGGAATGTCCGCAAGCAGCGATCACTCAATCGCCAAGCAGCGCCACCCTCGACGTTTCGGAACTTTGAGTGTTTGATATACACAGTTGGAACAAGGTCATGGAGACTCATTCACCCTGGCAAGCCTGTTGGAAATTCACACTCTCCATTTGGcttgttcctgaatggaaatctTCATGGGTTACAAGAGCATGCTGGCGATATGTTAATTTCTTGTTTCGATCTTGAAACTGAGTTGTATGTGCCATTTCCTCCACCTCCACAACCATTAAATTCACCACCTTTCGGAACATTAGGAATTTTGGATGGTTGCTTGTGTTTCGTGGATAATTTCACTCAAGAGCTTCCTAATGTTGTTATATGGGTGATGAAAGAATATGCCGTGAAGGAATCTTGGACTAAGCAATTTGTTCTTGCTGGATCAGAAAACTTTTATGGTAGATTTTACGACTTATTATATCCTATCCAAGCTTTTAAAAACGGTGACATCTTGCTTAATTTTAATAACGACAAGCTGCTCTATTTCTGCAACAAAAACAAAGCTTGTCGAGACCTTGATTTGGTTATTCAGGGCGGACGTGGCTGGACCGAGGTCATACCTCATCGCTCAAGCTTTCTCTCACTCAAGATTTTCGACGGTGAAAATGTGTTATTGTTCTAG